One part of the Halopenitus persicus genome encodes these proteins:
- the mutS gene encoding DNA mismatch repair protein MutS: MATGIVEEFLALKSETDADLLTMQCGDFYEFFAEDAETVGEELELKVSQKSSHGSSYPMAGVPIDDLTPYVRALVDRGYRVAVADQYETDDGHAREITRVVTPGTFLETTDAEAQYLATIVREGGSGGGTGSGTGDGPRNGTETGDDGRGDRKGPFGLAFVDVTTGRFRVTTAADAAELRSELYRHDPAEIVPGPGVREDDALLEGIREAVDTTLSVHTSEAFAPGRARRTVRDQFGDGALEGVGLESDLPIRAAGGALAYVAETGAGVLASITRLRTDGDADRVALDATTQRNLELTETIRGTSDGSLFETVDHTVTSAGGRLLREWITRPHRDAAELRRRHDAVETLAGAALARDELREGLEGAYDLERLAARATSGSAGPRQLLSVRDTLAILPRLAETTSETALADSPIAAVLEELDREAADDLRTELADALADDPPSSAGRGVIARGYDAELDELIDRHQEALEWLDGLADREKRRHGLSHVTVDRNKTDGYYIQVGKSSAGGVPDAYREIKTLKNSKRFVTEELREREREILRIEEAREERESELFGELRERVATRSELLQSIGRALAEIDVLSSLAEHAAASDWTRPTVADPGVLDIEAGRHPVVERTTDFVPNDLRLDPDRGFLIVTGPNMSGKSTYMRQAALITLLAQIGSFVPARSARIGLVDGIYTRVGALDELAQGRSTFMVEMQELSNILHSATEESLVILDEVGRGTATYDGISIAWAATEYLHNRVRARTLFATHYHELTTLAEHLPRVENVHVAVDDGGTGSDADGDVTFLWTVREGPTDRSYGVHVADIAGVPDPVVDRAGEVLDRLREEKAIEARGGDAGTTGGSGDGTTQAVFDLSAGSFADSDAEAGDGSPAGAGDGDDSRAGTASGASVTEVGDADVPVAGDGRGGPPPALDPEVEAVIEELTDVDVNETPPLELATRVQEWQRRVDDEE, from the coding sequence ATGGCTACCGGGATCGTCGAGGAGTTCCTCGCGCTGAAATCCGAGACCGACGCCGACCTCCTGACGATGCAGTGTGGCGACTTCTACGAGTTCTTCGCGGAGGACGCCGAGACGGTCGGCGAGGAGCTCGAGTTAAAGGTCTCCCAGAAGTCCTCCCACGGATCCTCCTACCCGATGGCGGGCGTTCCGATCGACGACCTGACGCCGTACGTCAGGGCGCTCGTCGACCGGGGGTACCGCGTCGCGGTCGCCGACCAGTACGAGACGGACGACGGTCACGCCCGCGAGATCACCCGGGTCGTCACGCCGGGGACCTTCCTCGAGACGACCGACGCCGAGGCACAGTACCTCGCGACGATCGTCCGCGAGGGTGGTTCCGGGGGAGGGACTGGAAGCGGGACCGGGGATGGACCCCGAAACGGAACCGAAACCGGTGACGACGGACGAGGCGACCGGAAGGGGCCCTTCGGGCTCGCGTTCGTCGACGTGACGACCGGGCGGTTCCGCGTGACGACCGCGGCCGACGCCGCCGAGCTCCGGTCGGAGCTGTACCGGCACGATCCGGCGGAGATCGTTCCCGGCCCCGGCGTCCGCGAGGACGACGCGCTGCTCGAGGGGATCCGCGAGGCAGTCGACACCACGCTCTCGGTGCACACGAGCGAGGCGTTCGCCCCGGGACGCGCGCGGCGGACGGTTCGCGACCAGTTCGGCGACGGTGCTCTGGAGGGGGTCGGACTGGAGTCCGATCTCCCGATCCGCGCCGCCGGGGGCGCGCTCGCGTACGTCGCGGAGACGGGGGCCGGCGTGCTGGCGTCGATCACCCGGCTGCGGACCGACGGGGACGCCGACCGCGTCGCGCTCGACGCGACGACCCAGCGCAACCTCGAGTTGACCGAGACGATCCGCGGCACGTCGGACGGGTCGCTGTTCGAGACCGTCGACCACACCGTCACGAGCGCCGGCGGCCGGCTGCTCCGCGAGTGGATCACGCGCCCGCACCGGGACGCAGCCGAGCTGCGGCGGCGACACGACGCCGTCGAGACGCTTGCCGGCGCCGCGCTCGCCCGAGACGAGCTCCGGGAGGGCCTCGAGGGCGCCTACGACCTCGAGCGGCTGGCGGCGCGGGCCACCTCGGGCAGCGCGGGCCCGCGGCAGCTGCTCTCGGTCCGCGACACGCTCGCGATCCTCCCGCGGCTCGCGGAGACGACCTCGGAAACGGCGCTCGCTGACTCGCCGATCGCGGCCGTCCTCGAGGAGCTCGACCGCGAGGCCGCGGACGATCTCCGGACGGAGCTCGCGGACGCGCTCGCTGACGATCCACCGAGCTCGGCCGGACGGGGCGTCATCGCGCGTGGCTACGACGCCGAGCTCGACGAGCTGATCGACCGCCACCAGGAGGCCCTCGAGTGGCTCGACGGCCTGGCCGACCGCGAGAAGCGCCGACACGGGCTCTCACACGTCACCGTCGACCGGAACAAGACCGACGGCTACTACATCCAGGTCGGCAAGTCCTCGGCCGGCGGCGTGCCCGACGCCTACCGGGAGATCAAGACGCTGAAGAACTCGAAGCGGTTCGTCACCGAGGAGCTGCGCGAGCGCGAGCGGGAGATCCTCCGGATCGAGGAGGCGCGCGAGGAGCGGGAGTCCGAGCTGTTCGGCGAGCTGCGCGAGCGCGTCGCGACCCGGTCCGAGCTGTTGCAGTCGATCGGCCGGGCGCTGGCGGAGATCGACGTCCTCTCCTCGCTCGCGGAGCACGCCGCGGCGAGCGACTGGACGCGACCGACGGTCGCCGACCCCGGCGTGCTCGACATCGAGGCGGGGCGCCATCCCGTCGTCGAGCGGACGACCGACTTCGTCCCGAACGACCTCCGGCTCGACCCGGACCGCGGCTTCCTGATCGTCACCGGCCCGAACATGAGCGGCAAGTCGACGTATATGCGCCAGGCCGCGCTCATCACGCTGCTCGCGCAGATCGGAAGCTTCGTCCCGGCCCGGTCGGCCCGCATCGGCCTCGTGGACGGGATCTACACGCGCGTCGGCGCGCTCGACGAGCTCGCGCAGGGCCGGTCGACGTTCATGGTCGAGATGCAGGAGCTGTCGAACATCCTCCATTCGGCCACCGAGGAGTCGCTGGTCATCCTCGACGAGGTCGGCCGCGGAACGGCGACCTACGACGGGATCTCGATCGCGTGGGCGGCCACCGAGTACCTCCACAACCGGGTGCGCGCCCGGACGCTGTTCGCGACCCACTATCACGAGCTCACGACGCTCGCCGAGCACCTCCCGCGCGTCGAAAACGTCCACGTGGCGGTCGACGACGGCGGGACCGGATCCGACGCGGACGGCGACGTCACCTTCCTGTGGACCGTTCGCGAGGGGCCGACCGACCGGTCCTACGGCGTCCACGTCGCCGACATCGCCGGCGTTCCGGATCCGGTCGTCGACCGGGCCGGGGAGGTGCTCGACCGCCTCCGCGAGGAGAAGGCGATCGAGGCACGCGGCGGCGACGCCGGGACGACCGGCGGGTCGGGGGACGGGACGACCCAGGCGGTCTTCGACCTCTCGGCTGGGTCGTTCGCGGACTCCGATGCCGAAGCCGGCGACGGGTCACCCGCCGGAGCCGGCGACGGGGATGATTCCCGGGCCGGGACCGCGTCCGGAGCTTCGGTCACCGAGGTCGGCGACGCCGATGTACCGGTCGCCGGCGACGGACGTGGCGGTCCACCCCCCGCTCTCGATCCCGAGGTCGAAGCCGTGATCGAGGAACTCACCGACGTCGACGTCAACGAGACGCCGCCCTTGGAGCTCGCGACGCGCGTCCAGGAGTGGCAGCGGCGGGTCGACGACGAGGAGTAG
- the thiD gene encoding bifunctional hydroxymethylpyrimidine kinase/phosphomethylpyrimidine kinase: MTDSDDATADSARPPVALTIAGSDSGGGAGIQADLKTMTAHDVFGTSVVTATTAQHTRGVIDVSPLPAAHVERQYAAVLEDFDVRAVKTGMLATADTVEAVTDRLGRPDMAAGTATSATSGFDGPVVVDPVLIAESGDRLLPPAAEDAYADLIAAATLVTPNADEASVLTDRDVVDVDSAAAAARDLLETGADAALVTGGHLDAGPTPGESVVDVFLAADDAKPTRIVSPRIDTAATHGSGCTLSSAIAARLARGESLEAAVEAAARGLSDAVRAAYDVGDGPGAVNPTQLDR, translated from the coding sequence ATGACCGATTCCGACGACGCGACTGCGGACTCGGCTCGGCCGCCGGTGGCGCTCACCATCGCGGGCAGCGACAGCGGCGGCGGGGCCGGGATCCAGGCCGACCTGAAGACGATGACCGCTCACGACGTCTTCGGCACGTCCGTGGTCACGGCGACGACCGCCCAGCACACCCGCGGCGTGATCGACGTCTCCCCGCTTCCGGCCGCACACGTCGAACGCCAGTACGCGGCCGTCCTCGAGGACTTCGACGTCCGCGCGGTCAAGACGGGGATGCTCGCGACCGCGGACACCGTCGAAGCCGTGACGGATCGCCTTGGCAGGCCGGACATGGCGGCGGGAACGGCGACGAGCGCCACCTCGGGATTCGACGGCCCCGTCGTCGTCGATCCGGTACTGATCGCCGAGAGCGGCGACCGGCTGCTTCCGCCGGCCGCCGAGGACGCCTACGCGGACCTCATCGCCGCGGCGACGCTCGTCACCCCGAACGCGGACGAGGCGTCGGTCCTGACCGACCGCGACGTCGTCGACGTCGACTCGGCTGCCGCCGCCGCGCGCGATCTCCTCGAGACGGGCGCCGACGCGGCGCTGGTCACCGGCGGGCATCTCGACGCCGGACCCACGCCCGGCGAGTCCGTCGTGGACGTGTTCCTCGCCGCCGACGACGCGAAGCCGACCCGCATCGTCTCCCCTCGGATCGACACCGCCGCGACCCACGGCTCCGGGTGCACCCTCTCGAGCGCGATCGCCGCGCGGCTCGCACGCGGTGAATCCCTCGAGGCTGCGGTCGAGGCGGCCGCGCGGGGGCTGAGCGACGCGGTTCGCGCCGCCTACGACGTCGGCGACGGCCCGGGCGCGGTGAACCCGACGCAACTGGACCGGTGA
- a CDS encoding DsbA family oxidoreductase, with amino-acid sequence MTHQPLVVYSDYVCPFCYLGRVALERYEDDRGSPVALEWRPFDLRGHERGPDGELRTDVEDGKDDDYYEQAEANVRKLQERYDAEMAQTLRRDVDSWPTQQASLYVRETAPETWRTFDEALFDALWRDGRDIGDPDVIADVGGDAGLDPDAVRSAATDDGEWHDRLADAFDDAREFGVSGVPTWIYGDHAARGAVPPEHLERLIEAPDASA; translated from the coding sequence ATGACCCACCAACCGCTCGTCGTGTACTCCGACTACGTCTGCCCGTTCTGTTATCTCGGCCGCGTCGCCCTCGAGCGCTACGAGGACGATCGCGGGTCGCCGGTCGCGCTCGAGTGGCGCCCGTTCGACCTCCGGGGTCACGAGCGCGGCCCTGATGGAGAGCTCCGGACGGACGTCGAGGACGGCAAGGACGACGACTACTACGAGCAGGCCGAGGCGAACGTTCGCAAGCTGCAGGAGCGATACGACGCCGAGATGGCCCAGACGCTCCGGCGGGACGTCGACTCCTGGCCGACCCAACAGGCCTCCCTGTACGTCCGCGAAACCGCGCCCGAGACGTGGCGCACGTTCGACGAGGCGCTGTTCGACGCCCTCTGGCGCGACGGCCGGGACATCGGCGACCCCGACGTGATCGCCGACGTCGGCGGCGACGCCGGTCTCGACCCCGACGCCGTCCGGTCGGCCGCGACCGACGACGGAGAGTGGCACGACCGGCTCGCGGACGCCTTTGACGACGCCCGCGAGTTCGGCGTCTCCGGAGTGCCGACCTGGATCTACGGCGACCACGCCGCCCGCGGCGCGGTTCCGCCGGAGCACCTCGAACGGCTCATCGAGGCCCCCGACGCGTCGGCGTAG
- a CDS encoding pyridoxal-phosphate-dependent aminotransferase family protein: MTEKREYTGDYADKTLYIPGPTEVREDVLEAMAEPMFGHRMDRMTDLYTTIVEDTKTFLGTDNDVIVLTASGTEFMESAICNLVDEDVLVTTCGSFSERQANVAERIGKDVDTLEYEWGRAVKPEDVRAALEEPDADYDAVTCVMNESSTGVRNPVEEIGDVLAEYPDTLFVVDAVSALGGDFVDIDEHGIDVLFTSVQKAFAMPPGLAVCVVSDDAYDREVASESASWYGGFQRSLDYYDRKGQTHSTPAIPIMLAYRTQMKHMLEEGHHERDQRHREMAEYTREWAREHFDLFPEEGYESQTVSCIENTRDVDVAATIETVSAEYDMVFSNGYGSTLGERTFRIGHMGEHTVESIRTLTDAIEDVAGL; the protein is encoded by the coding sequence ATGACCGAGAAACGCGAGTACACCGGCGACTACGCGGACAAGACGCTGTACATCCCCGGCCCCACCGAGGTCCGGGAGGACGTCCTCGAGGCGATGGCCGAGCCGATGTTCGGCCACCGGATGGACCGAATGACCGACCTCTACACCACGATCGTCGAGGACACCAAGACCTTCCTCGGAACCGATAACGACGTCATCGTGCTCACCGCCTCCGGCACCGAGTTCATGGAGAGCGCGATCTGCAACCTCGTCGACGAGGACGTCCTCGTGACGACCTGCGGGAGCTTCAGCGAGCGCCAGGCCAACGTCGCCGAACGGATCGGCAAGGACGTCGACACCCTCGAGTACGAGTGGGGACGGGCCGTCAAACCGGAGGACGTCCGGGCGGCTCTCGAGGAGCCCGACGCCGACTACGACGCCGTCACCTGCGTGATGAACGAGAGCTCGACCGGCGTCCGCAACCCCGTCGAGGAGATCGGCGACGTCCTCGCCGAGTACCCGGACACGTTGTTCGTCGTCGACGCCGTCTCCGCGCTCGGCGGGGATTTCGTCGACATCGACGAGCACGGCATCGACGTGCTCTTTACGTCGGTCCAGAAGGCCTTCGCGATGCCCCCCGGACTGGCGGTTTGCGTGGTCAGCGACGACGCCTACGACCGGGAGGTCGCCTCCGAGTCGGCCTCCTGGTACGGCGGCTTCCAGCGATCGCTCGATTACTACGACCGCAAGGGGCAGACCCACTCCACGCCCGCGATCCCGATCATGCTCGCGTACCGCACACAGATGAAGCACATGCTCGAGGAGGGTCACCACGAGCGTGATCAGCGCCACCGCGAGATGGCCGAATACACTCGCGAGTGGGCCCGCGAGCACTTCGATCTCTTCCCTGAGGAGGGGTACGAGTCGCAGACGGTGAGCTGCATCGAGAACACGCGGGACGTCGACGTCGCCGCGACGATCGAGACCGTCTCCGCGGAGTACGACATGGTCTTCTCGAACGGCTACGGCTCGACCCTGGGCGAGCGGACGTTCCGGATCGGCCATATGGGCGAACACACGGTCGAGAGCATCCGAACCCTGACCGACGCCATCGAGGACGTCGCCGGGCTGTAG
- a CDS encoding heme-binding protein, with the protein MVEAPQTDEGWFALHDVRSIDWDAWRAAPERERERAIEEGNRFLSARESLADAEAGDSAVFSILGHKGDLLFLHFRPELDDLSAIERRFEDTAFAGFTERETSYVTVTEVSGYVSDDYFEGNEEEIDEGLRRYIEGKLKPEIPDDEYVSFYPMSKRRGEEYNWYDLSFEDRADLMAGHGEVGREYAGRIKQVIASSVGFDDHEWGVTLFGADPTDLKDIVYEMRFDPASSRYGEFGDFLVGRRFPPTDLGAYLDGAKVPTSEYGGDGDGHHHGGSGGHHHGGDDDGHHGSGDGDGHHDDADEHRHDDADASDDVDSDSIRGELEDLDVYAGQPHGEDVFATVLYSEADVDELFGEVEGLRGNFDHYDTHVKTAVYEGHATDRAAVVSIWETASAAETAAGFLSELPGIVARAGEESGFGTMGMFYTVVPDHREDFVDTFDDVAGLLDGMDGHLETDLMANVEDENDMFIASQWRAKEDAMAFFRSEEFTETVKWGREVLADRPRHVFLA; encoded by the coding sequence ATGGTCGAGGCGCCACAAACCGACGAAGGATGGTTCGCCCTCCACGACGTCCGGTCGATCGACTGGGACGCCTGGCGGGCGGCACCCGAACGCGAACGCGAACGGGCGATCGAGGAGGGAAACCGCTTTCTGTCGGCCCGCGAGTCGCTCGCCGACGCCGAGGCGGGCGACTCGGCGGTCTTCTCGATCCTCGGACACAAGGGCGATCTGCTGTTCCTCCATTTCCGGCCCGAACTGGACGACCTCTCGGCGATCGAACGCCGCTTCGAGGACACCGCCTTCGCGGGATTCACGGAGCGTGAGACCTCCTACGTCACCGTCACCGAGGTCTCGGGCTACGTCTCCGACGACTACTTCGAGGGGAACGAGGAGGAGATCGACGAGGGGCTCCGTCGCTACATCGAGGGGAAGCTCAAGCCCGAGATCCCCGACGACGAGTACGTCTCCTTCTATCCGATGAGCAAGCGCCGCGGCGAGGAATACAACTGGTACGACCTCTCCTTCGAGGACCGCGCCGATCTGATGGCGGGCCACGGCGAGGTCGGCCGGGAGTACGCCGGCCGCATCAAGCAGGTGATCGCCTCCTCGGTCGGCTTCGACGACCACGAGTGGGGCGTCACCCTCTTCGGCGCCGACCCCACGGACCTCAAGGACATCGTCTACGAGATGCGCTTCGATCCCGCCTCCTCTCGGTACGGCGAGTTCGGCGACTTCCTCGTGGGGCGGCGCTTCCCGCCCACGGACCTCGGCGCGTACCTCGACGGCGCGAAGGTCCCGACGAGCGAGTACGGTGGTGACGGCGACGGCCACCATCACGGTGGTTCGGGCGGCCACCACCACGGTGGCGACGACGACGGTCACCACGGAAGCGGGGACGGCGACGGTCACCACGACGACGCCGATGAACACCGTCACGACGACGCCGATGCCTCCGATGACGTCGATTCCGATTCGATCCGCGGCGAACTCGAGGACCTCGACGTCTACGCCGGTCAGCCCCACGGCGAGGACGTCTTTGCGACGGTCCTGTACAGCGAGGCCGACGTCGACGAGCTCTTCGGGGAGGTCGAGGGGCTGCGCGGCAACTTCGACCACTACGACACCCACGTGAAGACGGCGGTCTACGAGGGACACGCGACCGACCGCGCCGCGGTCGTCTCCATCTGGGAGACCGCGTCGGCCGCCGAGACCGCGGCCGGCTTCCTCTCTGAGCTGCCGGGAATCGTCGCCCGTGCGGGCGAGGAGTCCGGCTTCGGGACGATGGGGATGTTCTACACCGTGGTGCCCGACCACCGGGAGGACTTCGTCGACACCTTCGACGACGTCGCCGGGCTGCTCGACGGGATGGACGGCCACCTCGAGACGGATCTGATGGCCAACGTCGAGGACGAGAACGACATGTTCATCGCCAGCCAGTGGCGCGCGAAGGAGGACGCGATGGCGTTCTTCCGGTCGGAGGAGTTCACGGAGACCGTCAAGTGGGGCCGGGAAGTCCTCGCGGACCGACCGCGGCACGTCTTCCTGGCGTGA
- the cmk gene encoding (d)CMP kinase has translation MLLTVSGPPGSGKSTTAVGLAEALDLEHVSGGDIFREMAAENDMTPVEFNEHAETDDRIDRDLDRRLREIATTRDDVVLESRLAGWLAGDHADVRIWLDAPLDVRAARIADREGKDVDRAREETRRREESEAKRYREYYDIDIEDLSIYDVVYNTARWGPDAVRESIVATVEAYEPALDEGKHPVEGVRYDF, from the coding sequence ATGTTACTGACCGTCTCCGGCCCGCCGGGAAGCGGGAAGAGTACCACGGCCGTCGGACTCGCGGAGGCGCTCGACCTCGAGCACGTCAGCGGCGGCGACATCTTCCGGGAGATGGCCGCCGAGAACGACATGACGCCGGTCGAGTTCAACGAACACGCCGAGACCGACGACCGGATCGACCGCGACCTCGACCGCCGCCTCCGTGAGATCGCGACGACGCGGGACGACGTCGTCCTCGAGTCCCGGCTGGCCGGCTGGCTGGCCGGCGACCACGCCGACGTCCGGATCTGGCTCGACGCCCCCCTCGACGTCCGCGCGGCCCGGATCGCCGACCGCGAGGGGAAGGACGTCGACCGGGCCCGCGAGGAGACGCGCCGGCGCGAGGAGAGCGAGGCGAAACGCTACCGGGAGTACTACGACATCGACATCGAGGACCTCTCGATCTACGACGTCGTCTACAATACCGCACGGTGGGGCCCGGACGCGGTCCGCGAGTCGATCGTCGCGACCGTGGAGGCCTACGAGCCCGCGCTCGACGAGGGCAAACACCCCGTCGAGGGCGTCCGATACGACTTTTAA
- a CDS encoding RNA-guided pseudouridylation complex pseudouridine synthase subunit Cbf5 — MVDHTDAEDADAHDGGSDAAAGGTAGADSEATSGPDSASPADRLRPAPTDRSPAELLRFGAVNLDKPAGPSSHQVSAWVRDGINDALEDLDPDGPAIDGVAHSGTLDPKVTGCLPTLTGTATRAAQVFLEGHKEYVAELELHAAAPSDLEAVIAEFEGEIYQKPPRKSAVSRRLRTRTIHDLDVLEVEDRHALLRVRCESGTYVRKLCHDLGLALGTGGHMGALRRTATDPFDDADLHTLQDLWDALAWAREGDAAFLREVVRPAEEALEHLPAITIAPSAAATVATGAPVYAPGVIDVDVGTGPAAEVAAAGTVPDGADAPLVACYLPNGSAVCLGRLVGDPDAESGTVADLERVLV, encoded by the coding sequence ATGGTCGACCACACCGACGCCGAGGACGCCGACGCTCACGATGGCGGCAGCGATGCTGCAGCCGGAGGCACCGCCGGAGCCGATTCCGAAGCCACATCCGGCCCCGACTCCGCGTCCCCGGCGGACCGCCTCCGGCCGGCCCCCACGGACCGGTCGCCGGCGGAGCTGCTGCGGTTCGGCGCGGTCAACCTGGACAAGCCGGCCGGCCCCTCCTCCCACCAGGTGTCCGCGTGGGTGCGGGACGGGATCAACGACGCCCTCGAGGACCTCGACCCGGACGGACCGGCCATCGACGGCGTCGCTCACTCCGGGACGCTCGACCCGAAGGTGACGGGCTGTCTCCCGACGCTCACCGGGACCGCCACGCGCGCGGCCCAGGTGTTTCTCGAGGGGCACAAGGAGTACGTCGCCGAGCTGGAGCTGCACGCGGCCGCGCCGTCGGACCTCGAAGCCGTCATCGCCGAGTTCGAGGGGGAGATCTACCAGAAACCCCCGCGAAAGAGCGCCGTGAGTCGGCGGCTCCGAACGCGGACGATCCACGATCTGGACGTCCTCGAGGTCGAGGACCGCCACGCGCTCCTCCGGGTTCGGTGTGAGTCGGGGACCTACGTCCGCAAGCTGTGTCACGATCTCGGGCTCGCGCTGGGCACGGGCGGCCACATGGGCGCGTTGCGCCGCACCGCGACCGACCCCTTCGACGACGCCGACCTCCACACGCTGCAGGATCTGTGGGACGCGCTGGCGTGGGCCCGCGAGGGCGACGCGGCGTTCCTCCGTGAGGTCGTTCGGCCCGCCGAGGAGGCCCTCGAACACCTGCCCGCGATCACGATCGCCCCCTCGGCGGCCGCGACCGTCGCGACCGGCGCGCCCGTCTACGCGCCCGGCGTGATCGACGTCGACGTCGGCACCGGCCCGGCCGCCGAGGTCGCCGCGGCGGGCACCGTCCCCGACGGCGCGGACGCGCCGCTCGTCGCCTGCTACCTACCGAACGGGAGCGCGGTCTGTCTCGGTCGGCTCGTCGGCGATCCCGACGCCGAGTCGGGGACCGTCGCCGATCTCGAGCGCGTGCTGGTCTGA
- a CDS encoding sensor histidine kinase, with product METVLESFIIWSLSALVFFTAYTLPRRDVSLGGRWRALGVSVGVTAAFILLAVAVWLTWAIRGPVREFSFLVSFAGTLGAVVGTRTSLYAVEGNERLKEAQELSKLLTINQRVLRHNIRNELSIALGHLEDLETVDSTEDIPETARLIRRHLQDLLEATDRTRRIVSIWETDTRREFDLVEDVQTHVARIREDHPGITLRTELPETCRVRAHPALSLAIEEAIVNAIEHNTPDVTVIVSIHTRDDGTVITEVADTGTGMSEEDWQPIELPEETPLSHTEGLGLWIMYWTATMSGGRVEFAENEPQGAIVRVLLPPEPSFLSLFSDTSATR from the coding sequence TTGGAAACCGTCCTCGAATCGTTCATCATCTGGAGCCTTTCCGCCCTCGTGTTTTTCACCGCCTACACGCTCCCCCGTCGAGACGTCTCCCTCGGCGGCCGATGGCGGGCCCTGGGAGTCAGCGTCGGCGTGACGGCCGCGTTCATACTCCTCGCAGTCGCCGTCTGGTTGACGTGGGCCATCAGGGGCCCGGTCCGTGAGTTCTCCTTTCTCGTCTCCTTTGCCGGCACCCTTGGTGCGGTGGTCGGCACACGAACCAGCCTCTACGCCGTTGAAGGCAACGAACGTCTCAAAGAGGCACAGGAACTCTCCAAGCTGCTCACGATCAACCAACGTGTGCTGCGCCACAACATTCGAAACGAACTCTCCATCGCACTCGGGCATCTCGAGGATCTCGAAACGGTCGACAGCACCGAGGACATCCCGGAGACGGCGCGTCTCATCCGCCGCCATCTGCAGGACCTTCTCGAGGCGACCGATCGGACTCGTCGGATCGTGTCGATCTGGGAAACGGATACCCGACGCGAATTCGACCTTGTGGAAGACGTCCAAACGCACGTTGCACGGATCCGGGAGGACCACCCGGGAATAACGCTCAGGACGGAGCTTCCGGAGACGTGCCGAGTACGGGCACATCCGGCGCTCTCGCTCGCGATCGAGGAAGCGATAGTGAACGCGATCGAACATAACACGCCCGACGTCACGGTGATCGTTTCCATCCACACGCGGGACGACGGGACGGTGATCACCGAGGTCGCGGATACGGGGACGGGGATGTCGGAAGAGGACTGGCAGCCGATCGAACTTCCCGAAGAGACGCCGCTTTCCCACACCGAGGGACTCGGCTTGTGGATCATGTACTGGACGGCGACGATGTCCGGCGGACGAGTCGAGTTCGCGGAAAACGAGCCGCAGGGCGCGATCGTTCGAGTGCTGCTTCCTCCGGAGCCGTCCTTCCTTTCGCTGTTCTCTGATACGTCGGCTACTCGGTAG